A single Streptococcus thermophilus DNA region contains:
- the pheT gene encoding phenylalanine--tRNA ligase subunit beta produces the protein MLVSYKWLKELVDVDVTTAELAEKMSTTGIEVEGVKTPAEGLSKLVVGHVLSCEDVPETHLHLCQVDTGDAEGPRQIVCGAQNVTAGIKVIVAIPGARIADNYKIKKGKIRGIESLGMICSLAELGLPDSIIPKEFADGIQILPEDAVPGDSIFPYLDLDDEIIELSITPNRADALSMRGVAHEVAAIYGKSVHFPEKTVTEDSKLASDKISVAIESDKVTTYASRVVENVTVQPSPQWLQNLLMNAGIRPINNVVDVTNYVLLYFGQPMHAFDLDKLEESHIVARDAREGEKLVTLDGEERELTAEDIVITVADKPVSLGGVMGGASTEIDNNSKNVVLEAAVFDGKSVRKTSSRLNLRSESSSRFEKGINNDTVLEALDFAAAMLQELANGSVLAGRVQAGSVDTEPVQVSTSLDYVNVRLGTELTFADIEDVFAKLGFGLTGDADRFTVSVPRRRWDISIQADLVEEIARIYGYEKLPTTLPEAAGTSGELTKTQTLRRKVRTIAEGAGLTEIISYTLTTPEKAVEFAATPSNLTELMWPMTVDRSALRQNLVSGMLDTVAYNVNRKNSNVAIYEIGKVFEQNGNPKEELPNEINTFAFAISGLVAEKDFQTKATPVDFFYAKGIIEALFNKLEVSVDYVATKDLASMHPGRTAAIVLDGQTIGFLGQVHPQTAKNYGIPETYVAEINLSAVEDALKPAQPFVEITKFPAVSRDIALLLKADITHQEVLDAIYSAGVKHLIAVKLFDVYAGEKLGAGMKSMAYSLTFQNPNDNLTDEEVAKYMEKITKALTEKVEAEVR, from the coding sequence ATGCTAGTTAGTTATAAATGGTTAAAAGAGTTGGTTGATGTGGATGTTACCACGGCCGAACTTGCTGAAAAAATGTCGACAACAGGTATTGAAGTGGAAGGTGTTAAGACACCTGCTGAAGGCTTGTCAAAATTGGTTGTTGGTCATGTCTTGTCATGTGAAGATGTGCCTGAAACACACTTGCACTTGTGTCAAGTAGATACAGGAGATGCTGAAGGTCCACGTCAAATTGTATGTGGCGCTCAAAATGTCACTGCTGGAATCAAGGTAATTGTTGCCATTCCTGGTGCCCGAATTGCAGATAATTACAAGATCAAAAAAGGTAAGATTCGTGGTATAGAATCTCTTGGTATGATCTGTTCTTTAGCTGAACTTGGTCTTCCAGATAGCATTATTCCTAAAGAATTTGCAGATGGTATCCAAATTTTGCCAGAAGATGCTGTTCCTGGAGATAGCATTTTCCCATATCTAGACCTTGATGACGAAATTATTGAATTGTCAATCACACCTAACCGTGCTGATGCCCTTTCTATGCGTGGTGTGGCTCATGAAGTTGCTGCAATCTATGGTAAATCCGTTCATTTCCCAGAAAAAACAGTTACTGAAGACAGCAAACTAGCTTCTGATAAAATTTCAGTAGCTATCGAAAGTGATAAAGTGACTACTTATGCTAGTCGAGTGGTTGAGAATGTCACGGTTCAACCAAGTCCACAATGGCTACAAAACCTTCTCATGAATGCTGGTATTCGTCCAATTAACAATGTAGTAGATGTGACAAACTATGTTCTTCTATACTTTGGACAACCAATGCATGCCTTCGATTTGGATAAGCTTGAAGAATCACACATTGTTGCCCGTGATGCACGCGAGGGTGAAAAACTGGTTACTCTCGATGGTGAAGAGCGTGAATTGACTGCTGAAGATATTGTTATTACAGTTGCTGACAAACCTGTTTCTCTTGGTGGTGTCATGGGTGGTGCATCAACTGAAATTGATAACAACTCTAAAAATGTTGTCCTCGAAGCTGCTGTTTTTGATGGAAAATCTGTTCGTAAGACAAGTAGCCGTCTTAACCTTCGTTCAGAATCGTCATCACGCTTTGAAAAAGGTATTAATAACGATACTGTCCTTGAAGCTCTTGATTTTGCAGCAGCAATGTTGCAAGAATTGGCAAATGGATCTGTTCTTGCAGGCCGTGTTCAAGCAGGTTCAGTCGACACAGAACCAGTCCAAGTTTCTACAAGTCTTGACTATGTGAATGTCCGTCTAGGTACAGAATTGACTTTTGCGGATATTGAAGATGTGTTTGCAAAACTTGGTTTCGGTTTGACAGGTGATGCTGATAGATTCACTGTATCTGTACCACGTCGTCGTTGGGATATCAGTATCCAAGCAGACTTGGTAGAGGAAATTGCACGTATCTATGGCTATGAGAAATTGCCTACGACACTTCCAGAGGCAGCAGGAACATCCGGTGAATTGACTAAAACACAAACACTTCGCCGTAAGGTTCGTACCATTGCTGAAGGTGCTGGATTGACTGAGATTATTTCATACACCTTGACAACACCTGAAAAAGCCGTAGAATTTGCTGCGACACCAAGTAACTTGACTGAGTTAATGTGGCCTATGACTGTTGATCGCTCTGCCCTCCGTCAAAACTTGGTTTCTGGTATGCTTGATACCGTTGCTTACAATGTCAACCGTAAGAATAGCAACGTAGCTATCTACGAAATCGGTAAGGTCTTTGAGCAAAATGGTAATCCGAAAGAAGAGTTACCAAACGAAATCAATACCTTTGCCTTCGCAATTTCTGGTCTTGTAGCGGAAAAAGATTTCCAAACCAAAGCAACGCCAGTTGATTTCTTCTATGCTAAAGGTATCATTGAGGCTCTCTTCAATAAACTTGAAGTTTCGGTTGACTATGTAGCGACAAAAGACCTAGCAAGCATGCACCCAGGTCGTACTGCTGCTATTGTGCTTGATGGTCAAACTATTGGATTCCTTGGTCAAGTTCACCCACAAACAGCTAAAAACTACGGTATTCCAGAAACTTATGTGGCCGAAATTAATCTTAGTGCTGTCGAAGACGCCTTGAAACCAGCTCAACCATTTGTTGAAATCACAAAATTCCCTGCAGTATCACGTGATATCGCCCTTCTTCTTAAGGCAGACATCACTCATCAAGAAGTTCTTGATGCCATCTATTCAGCAGGAGTGAAACACTTGATTGCTGTTAAACTCTTTGACGTTTATGCAGGTGAAAAACTTGGTGCTGGTATGAAATCAATGGCCTATAGCCTCACCTTCCAAAATCCAAATGACAACCTCACAGACGAAGAAGTTGCCAAATACATGGAAAAAATTACCAAAGCTCTCACTGAAAAGGTCGAAGCAGAAGTACGTTAA
- a CDS encoding GNAT family N-acetyltransferase → MTVVIRKVLPEEVEELKVISEDTFRETFAHDNTESQLQAYFDTALSEEVLLDEITHEESRYFFIIVNDVKAGFLKTNVGSAQTEQHLDNAFQIQRIYISQAFQGMGLGKRLFEFALQEARDLGCDWAWLGVWERNFKAQIFYDKYGFEKFAEHDFLVGDGKVDRDWLLKLKL, encoded by the coding sequence ATGACGGTTGTTATTCGAAAGGTTCTTCCCGAAGAAGTTGAAGAATTAAAAGTTATTTCGGAAGATACTTTTAGGGAGACATTTGCTCATGATAATACAGAATCCCAGTTGCAAGCTTACTTTGATACAGCACTGTCTGAGGAAGTTCTGCTCGATGAAATTACTCATGAAGAATCGCGTTACTTTTTCATTATAGTTAATGATGTAAAGGCAGGTTTTCTAAAAACTAATGTCGGATCTGCCCAAACAGAGCAGCACCTAGACAATGCCTTTCAAATTCAGCGTATTTATATCAGTCAGGCCTTTCAAGGCATGGGCTTGGGTAAGCGATTATTTGAGTTTGCTTTGCAAGAAGCTCGTGACCTGGGTTGTGATTGGGCTTGGTTAGGTGTTTGGGAAAGGAATTTCAAGGCACAGATTTTTTACGATAAATATGGCTTTGAAAAATTCGCAGAACACGATTTTCTTGTCGGTGATGGTAAAGTGGATCGCGATTGGTTGTTAAAATTGAAACTATAA
- the pheS gene encoding phenylalanine--tRNA ligase subunit alpha, which yields MDLQTQLQELKTSTQAKLAEMRGEHSKELQELRVAVLGKKGSLTELLKGLKDLPSEERPTVGKMVNEVRDVLTEAFDEAAKVVEAAKIQAQLDSESLDVTLPGRQVNLGNRHILSQIAEEIEDIFLGMGFQIVDGFEVETDYYNFERMNLPKDHPARDMQDTFYITEEILLRTHTSPVQARTLDKHDFSKGPLKMISPGRVFRRDTDDATHSHQFHQIEGLVVGKNISMGDLKGTLEMIIQKMFGAERQIRLRPSYFPFTEPSVEVDVSCFKCGGKGCNVCKKTGWIEILGAGMVHPQVLEMSGVDSEEYSGFAFGLGQERIAMLRYGINDIRGFYQGDVRFSEQFK from the coding sequence ATGGATTTACAAACACAATTACAAGAGTTGAAAACCTCAACGCAGGCTAAATTGGCTGAAATGCGTGGTGAACACTCTAAGGAATTACAAGAATTGCGTGTTGCAGTTTTAGGTAAAAAAGGTTCTTTGACGGAACTTTTGAAGGGACTTAAAGACCTTCCTAGTGAAGAACGCCCTACAGTTGGTAAAATGGTCAACGAAGTTCGTGACGTTTTGACTGAAGCTTTTGACGAAGCAGCTAAAGTTGTTGAAGCAGCTAAAATTCAAGCCCAACTTGACTCTGAAAGTCTTGACGTAACCCTTCCAGGTCGCCAAGTAAACCTTGGTAACCGTCATATTCTTAGCCAAATAGCTGAAGAAATCGAAGATATTTTCTTGGGGATGGGCTTCCAAATTGTTGATGGTTTTGAAGTTGAAACAGACTACTATAACTTTGAACGTATGAATTTGCCTAAGGATCACCCAGCACGTGACATGCAAGATACTTTCTACATTACCGAAGAAATCTTGCTTCGCACTCATACAAGTCCTGTCCAAGCTCGTACACTTGATAAACATGATTTTTCTAAAGGTCCTCTTAAGATGATCTCACCAGGACGTGTTTTCCGTCGTGATACCGATGATGCGACTCACAGCCACCAGTTTCACCAAATCGAAGGTTTGGTCGTTGGTAAAAACATCTCAATGGGTGATCTGAAGGGAACGCTTGAGATGATTATTCAAAAAATGTTTGGTGCAGAACGTCAAATCCGTTTGCGTCCTTCTTACTTCCCATTCACTGAACCTTCCGTTGAGGTTGACGTGTCATGCTTCAAGTGTGGGGGTAAAGGATGTAACGTATGCAAGAAGACAGGTTGGATTGAGATCCTTGGTGCTGGTATGGTTCACCCACAAGTGCTTGAGATGTCAGGTGTTGATTCTGAAGAATATTCAGGTTTCGCCTTTGGTCTTGGTCAAGAACGTATTGCCATGCTTCGCTATGGTATCAACGACATCCGTGGTTTCTATCAAGGAGACGTTCGATTCTCAGAACAGTTTAAATAA